The Aptenodytes patagonicus chromosome 15, bAptPat1.pri.cur, whole genome shotgun sequence genome has a segment encoding these proteins:
- the CHCHD10 gene encoding coiled-coil-helix-coiled-coil-helix domain-containing protein 10, mitochondrial, protein MAQMASTAAGVAVGSAVGHVVGSALTGALNGGSSEPAKAAAPAQEPKQQPTYQQSPYGPCHYEMKQFLECATNQRDLTLCEGFNEALKQCKYSNGVSSLL, encoded by the exons ATGGCGCAGATGGCGAGCACGGCGGCGGGTGTGGCCGTGGGCTCCGCCGTGGGACACGTCGTGGGCAGCGCCCTCACCGGCGCCTTGAACGGCGGCTCCTCCGAACCGGCCAAGGCGGCGGCTCCCGCCCAG GAGCCCAAGCAGCAGCCCACGTACCAGCAGTCGCCCTACGGACCCTGCCACTATGAGATGAAGCAGTTCCTGGAATGTGCTACCAACCAGAGAGACCTGACCTTGTGCGAGGGCTTCAACGAGGCTCTGAAGCAGTGCAAGTATAGCAACG GTGTTTCTTCTCTCCTGTGA